In Ursus arctos isolate Adak ecotype North America unplaced genomic scaffold, UrsArc2.0 scaffold_2, whole genome shotgun sequence, the genomic stretch CACTTCCCCTTCTTCAGACAGAGGAGCCGCCGTGGTGGCCGAAATGTCTCCATGACCACGAACAAGGGACATAGACTACTAGGGGAGGGGCCCTGCGATGATAGTAGACGCAGAAGTACTAAGGCAGGGGGGtctcccgcccccctcccccaagggaTTGGGCTCCCCAAGAGTTCAGGGATTGTCCCCGACCAATCAGGTTCCAACAGCGGTCCCAGCGACGAGACCGCCGGTTCCCAGGAGGGGGCGCTGAGTCCCCTCCAAGGACCCCGCCCCACGGATCCAGATACGGTACTCCAAGACTCCCAGGGACCAGCGGAAAccactctctgggcctcagagggGCGGAGCCGCTCTTCTGGCCTTCACACCGCCCCTCTCCACACCTGGAGCCGGcgccctctccccacacctcgCAGGTCAGCCGCCTCAGCCGCCGTACGCACCTGGAACTAAGACCCGCCTCCCGGGCTGCGCAGGGTCACAGTACGCAGGCACACAGAGATGGCGCGGATGGCTCCGCTCTAGCCAAAGCTACTTGGGAAAGGAAAGCAAGGGGAGGATTGCACATGCGCAGGTAGGCTCGGGCACAATTGGCTTCGGCCCACAGTAAAGATGGCCACCGGGATGGCGCATGCGCATAAATCTAGGCGGTTCTGCCCGAAAGAGGGCAGTACCGCGGGCCCCGGCGGCGGACGGACGTAAGGACCAACTGAGGCTGGAGGCGAGTCTCATGCAGTGTCCGTTTATTGGTGTTTCAGACTCATGCAGCATCCGGCATACAAAAAGGGAGAATCTGTTtgatgtatcctttttttttttttaagacttttagtTTTTCCCCccacgcctttttttttttttttttttttttttttttttttttaagaaaacaaaacccgcCAACTCCGAACAGCGTCGTAGCTCGGTCCCTGCCTCCCTAGCGGACCGTCGCGTGCAACAAACCTCCCTCGTCCTCTTGGAAAATAATTATAGagctccccgcccctccctcgCTCCCTGCATCTGGGAGCTTTGGTCCTATTTCGGGGTTCTTTCGTTACAAACCACGTGAATGACCCCAGCCCCGACGCCTTTAAGAAACTCGCCGAGCGGTTTAAAAGCCCAGGTGGGGCTGGTCAGCTCCGGCTGATCAGAAAGGGTCAACAGCCgcgcccttcctcctcccaggtGCATGCTCAGAACAGAGCGAGCAACAGTGCACGACACCCCTCACAAGTCCCCAGACAAGGCCTGGCTTGCCGGCTCTGCGACCCAGAGGCGCCCTGGGGGCGTCAGGACCTGGGTGGTCCCAGCAGAAAATAGTCGTAACCCGGGCTGAGGAGCCCTCCCCTGAcaccgctcccctcccccagcctgatCTAAATGCTGGAGTTTTTGCAGAGAAAACggtagcaggagggaggaggagaggatcctgaggggagaggagccaggaagaggaagggggcagagggtgtggagggggaaggggagatgataaaggggagaaggaagaaaggagtggGGGAAGATGCCAAGACAGTGAAAGTTGAAAGGGGGACACCAGGGCTAAGGTGCAAGGAATTGGGGAAGTTGGGAGGAGGGAGTGCAGGGAGGCTCGGAGCGATGCAGGGAGGCTGAGAGCAGAGAGTTTGGGAGACGTTCAGGTCAGGGAGATTTCCAGAAGTGCAGGGAGGTTTCCAGAAGTGCAGGGATAGGGAGGCCAAGAGGCTGGAAAGGATGCAGGCAGAAGTGCAGGGAGGTTGGGAACAGTGCAGGGAGAAGAGAGGCCTACGGTCGGCACAGAGAGTCGGCACAGGAGCCCGGCAGGATGCAGGAGCAGGAAAGAAGCTGTAAACAAGGCCGCTCAGGCTCCCTTGGTCCCTATGGGTGCGGGCCTGGGCCATCGATTGGGCTCCCCCCAGGGGAAGATGGGCCCAAGGCAGCTCCCAACAGGAAGAAAAGTCTTGGAATGCGGGGCAGAGCCCCTCACTTATACactgtgggagaggagagggagggacagacagagacGGTGGggggagagacaaggagagacaaAGGAGAAGTAGGGAGGACAGAcaggagagagcaggggcaggggttaGTAAAGCTGCCCTTGCCAACCCTTCCATTCCTCCCAGCCTGTCCCAGACCCCCACTCACCGCCTAAGTTGATGACGCAGGAGGCGATGATGATGAGGACCCCCCCTACCAGCGCCACGATGCTTAAGAGCTTGGCCACGCGGCCCAGACGCTGGGCCCCATCCACGTCCCCCTGCTGCAGGCTGTTCCGGGActggggtgagggtgaggggtggggcaTCGTGGGCCCAGGTCAGGAGAACGCAGCCCAGCAGGGATCAGGTGAAAGAGTTGTCCAGAGGAGACAGGCAGGCCCCGTGGACAGTGGTTAGAAGGGGAAAGAGGGTTGGAGAGGCAGGGGCGGAGGGCACAGGTCAGCAAGGCTGTGTGAAACATGTCTTGACCTCCCTCCCACCTGAAGGGGTAAGGCGGTGGTGGCTCAGAAGGGGAAGTCCCAGGGAGAGGCCAGAAAAAGCCCCAGACTTGGGAAGTGAGATCcatgcagagaggagagggaaggcagggCTTCTCCTGGGGTTCTGTCCCAGTGCTGGCAGGAAGCTGGAAGCCACAGCAGGCCTGGGCCAGGGTCCCGTGGGGCTCACCATGACAGCATAAGCGAAGGCCACGATGTTGACAGGCCACATGGGGCAGAAGCAGGACAGGATGGCGAGGATGATGTAGTCCCGAGGTTTCTGGCTGCCttcacccccctccaccccagaccctgccagctgggagctgggggtggcGGCTCAGGCTACCTCGGGGAGATCCTGGATGCCCACTGTGAGCCCTTCCTAGTCGGTCCTCCTCCACCAGCTGCTGCAGCACTCGGGGAGGAGCCCCATTGGCTGGGTGGGTTTTTGTGGAGGGTGGCGAGTGAGGCTGCGGGGCTGGGCCCTCTTCCTCGCCCCCAGCCTGCAGGGGCATCACTGCCCCGTTCTCTTGCTTTTCCCCCACATTCTCAGTCAGGACCTCAGGGGTGGGGTCCTCCTGGGTAGGGGGCTCGGGCTGAAGAGCTGACTTGGGGGTGGGCTGGGAACCTGGCTGGCAGTCTGGCTGGGGGTCTGACTGGGGGTCCAACTGGGGAGCAGGCTCTGAGGCTGGCTCAAGTGGGGCTGCAGACCCCAGATCGGACCCCTGGTCTGCAGTGACCTCTTTATTCACTTCTGGTTTGGGCGCTGGCTCTTGGCATGCTTCTTCGGGGCTGGGGTTGGCATTTGGTTCCCCTCCTGGGCTTGAGCTGAGGTCTTTGGCCTGGGCTGTTTCTGGGGCCCCAGTTGGGGTCTCTGTGGTTTCTGGGGCCAGCCCAGCTTTGGCTTCTGAGTCCACAGGGGCCCCAGTGATGTCTGGGCCCCGCTGCAGGCCCTCTGGCTCATCTGGGACCCCAGCTGGGACCTGGAGAGGGCCAGTTTCGGCTTCAGAATGGCCAGGCCCTTCTCCTTGGGTTTGGGGACCCTCTTCTATCCCCTTCATCTCTGAGCCCTCAGAGCCGCTGGCTGCCATcttgagaggggagagaggagaggatcTCGAGGGAGAGCCTGGAGCAGCAGAGACAGCAGCAATCCTGAAAGAGGAGGAGACAGGTTTGGTGTGAGGAGGAAAGGTGGCTCTCAGCACTGCAGCTGGAGAGGGCTGTGCTCCTGTCTTAGGGCCAGCCTCGGGCTGcctctggggagaggaagaaaagttgGGGTTTCCTTTGCCTTGGGGTGGGACATCCCTGGGGAGGAGTGTTCTGCTCAAAGTCTTCTGCTTGGAGAGCCCTGGGAAGATTAACCCTTTTGTAAACAGGACCCTCCCAGGGTCCCTTCCTGGGTCCGACGGACAAGATCCAGCCTCTGCGATCCTAGCAGATGACCCAGCACCCCGAAATCAACAAGCTGTGCAGACGCTTGTACACTCCGACAGGCAGACAGGCACACTGGGCAGAGGACCGACACTCACATTCCAATCCCCCTGCAACCTCCCTTCCTCCCCGGGCGCCCGGCCGGTGCAGCTTTCTCACTGCGCGCCTGGGGCGCAgacgcccccgcccctccccggggGACCTGGGCTTCTCCTCGGAGCCCCTTCTCGGCCCCTCTCGCAGGGATTCCCTCGCCCCCGGGGGACCGGCGCCTCCTCCTCCCATTGGCGTGGCGCGCCCAGCACCACCAGGCAGTCCGCCGGGCGCCCGCATTCCGGTGCAGCGCTCCCGGCGTCCGCCGTCTGTCCGCGCACTCCTCCCCGCAGCCTCTGTCCATCCCCGTCTCACCTCGACGCCGGCCTCTAGACTGCTCCCGCTGCTGCTGCCACCGCCGCCCCGTTGCAGCAGCCGCAGCCCGGGAGGGAGCGAGTCAGCGAGGGAGGGAGGCGGCgggtctcccctcccctctgctcatccccTCCTCTCGctcctctcaggtcccctcccctACGCTCCGCTGCCGCCGCGCACCGCCCCCGCCCCTCGCTCGcctcccgcccctcccggccAGCCCAAGGGAGCCACGCGTGCCAGGCCCCGCGTTACCCGGGCAACCGGCCGGGCAACCACTcgcgccccctccctgccccttcccacgCGCGCTTCTTGGGGGTGCCCCCTTCCCAAGCCCCGGGCCCCTCCCGCCAACGGTCACCGGGGGtcctggcagaggcagggggctgggggagacgGAGAGGGGTC encodes the following:
- the PRRT2 gene encoding LOW QUALITY PROTEIN: proline-rich transmembrane protein 2 (The sequence of the model RefSeq protein was modified relative to this genomic sequence to represent the inferred CDS: deleted 1 base in 1 codon), with the protein product MAASGSEGSEMKGIEEGPQTQGEGPGHSEAETGPLQVPAGVPDEPEGLQRGPDITGAPVDSEAKAGLAPETTETPTGAPETAQAKDLSSSPGGEPNANPSPEEACQEPAPKPEVNKEVTADQGSDLGSAAPLEPASEPAPQLDPQSDPQPDCQPGSQPTPKSALQPEPPTQEDPTPEVLTENVGEKQENGAVMPLQAGGEEEGPAPQPHSPPSTKTHPANGAPPRVLQQLVEEDRLGRAHSGHPGSPRGSLSRHPSSQLAGSGVEGGEGSQKPRDYIILAILSCFCPMWPVNIVAFAYAVMSRNSLQQGDVDGAQRLGRVAKLLSIVALVGGVLIIIASCVINLGGEWGSGTGWEEWKGWQGQLY